The nucleotide sequence CCGGCCCGCGACCGTGTTCGCCCAAACCGCCGCCAGGCAGCCGGTCCAGGTGACCATCGCCCGCGACGGCCGGAACCCCGTCGACGCGCGCAGTCTCCTGTCCGTACTGGCGCTGGGAGCCGGCCACGGCGACTCGGTGATACTGGCTGCCGAGGGAGACGGCGCGGAGGCGGCCCTGGAGGAGCTGGCGGTCCTGCTCACCCTCGACCACGACGCCCGGGAAGAGGGATGACACCCGGAACCGACACCGGCGACGGCCGCCCGGGCTCATGCCCAGTACCCGCTCTGCCGCTGCCAGCGGCAGAGCGGGGCGCCGCCATCGCGGCGCCCCGGCATCCCTCTGCGAAGTGAGGTCATCGTGAACACGCGCCCGCGCCGTGCCCTGCGCGACACCCGACTCGTCATCTTTGATTGCGACGGAGTACTGGTGGACACCGAACGCATAGGTCCCGCGGTCGTGGCGGAGATGGCCGCAGAAGTCGGCTGGCCCCTTAGAAGCTGTTGTCTTTCCGGGCTTGAGGATGACGTTTTCGCTGGTCGGGCATAGGGGCGGTGGTCCTGTGGGAGTGGTGGTCTGTCGTGTCGCCGTTGCTGTGGAGGCCATGGATGCCGTCGGTCGTGGGGCTGCTGGAACAGCGCGAGCTCGTCGCTCGCCGTCGCGTGGACGAACTGCGGGAGGAGGCCGACCGCGTCCAGGCTGAACTGGCCTTGGCCGAGCGGGACTGGAAGGAATGGGCCATCGCTCGCTCGCGGGTGGGCGAGGTGCTTGCCCCGGCAGACGAGACCGAGCATGGCCACGACCAGGCCGACCGGACAGCACCGACCGCCGAC is from Streptomyces hygroscopicus and encodes:
- a CDS encoding dihydroxyacetone kinase, with the translated sequence MPQRVVTIGSRSGLHARPATVFAQTAARQPVQVTIARDGRNPVDARSLLSVLALGAGHGDSVILAAEGDGAEAALEELAVLLTLDHDAREEG